The sequence below is a genomic window from Blastopirellula retiformator.
TCGCGCAACTGGCGTTTGAAGCCGATTCGGTCACTCTTACCGAGCGAGATCAGCTGGCCGCCAAGCTGATCGGCACGACGATAATTCCTACCTCAGGTCTGGTGGAACAGCTCCGCGAGATCAAGGACGCTCAGGAAATCGTGGCCATTCGCCAAGCGATCCACTGTGCCGAAAAGGCGTTTGCCGTCGTCGTCGCCGCAATGACCAAACAGCAGACCGAACGGCAAGTCGCCGCCGACCTCGAGTATCAGGTCCGGCGCTTTGGCGGTTCCGGGCTCAGCTTTGCGCCGATCGTGGGCGTGGGAGAGCGGGCCGCACTGCCGCATGGTGTTCCCAGCGAGAAGAAAATCGGCGAAGACGGCTTCGTTTTGATCGACTGGGGCGCCAAAGCTGGGGGGTACGTCAGCGACTTGACGCGTGTTTTGGCGACCGGTAAAATTTCGCCCAAAATCAAGAGAATCTACGAGATTGTCTTAACCGCCCAGCTTCGCGCAATCCAGTCGATCAAGCCTGGCGCAATGCTGTGCGACGTGGACAAAGCGGCCCGCGATGTGATCGCCGAGGCTGGTTTTGCAAAGCGATTTGGCCATGGCCTGGGTCATGGCATCGGCCTCAACGTCCACGAGGCACCCCGATTTAACAGTTCTCAAACCCGCCCCCTGCAGGTAGGCATGGTGGTCACCGTGGAGCCGGGCATCTATATTCCTGGGTTTGGCGGTGTTCGCATTGAGGACGACGTGCTGGTCACCAAGACCGGTCACGAAGTTTTAACCAGCGTACCGAAAGATTTCGACGCGAGCGTTATCGACTGACCGTTAGCGCTTCCTTTCCCAATAAGACCAAGCGGCGCGTAAGCCGCGTTCCGGAGACCTTCCATCCATGGCCAAGTCCGAGCCCGCCACCGGCGGCGTCTTTGATCTCGATCGATTGCGACAACTCATCGAACTGATGAAAGAGCACGAGCTTTCGGAAATCGACCTTCGGGAAGGGGAAAAGCAGATTCAGATGAAGCGCGGTTCGGCCGTCGCTTACGCACCGGCTCCGGCGCCGGTTGCAGCTGCTCCGACTGCTGCCGCCGGCGGCGCCGCTCCGGCCGAAGACTCGCACCTGGTGACGATCAACAGCCCGATGGTCGGCACGTTCTACGCCAAGCCGAAGCCCGACTCCGAAAACTTCGCCAAAGTGGGCGACCACATCGGCGAAGATTCGGTCGTCTGCATCATCGAAGCCATGAAGGTCTTCAACGAAATCAAAGCCGAACTGACCGGCAAGATCGTCGCCGTCCTGGTCAAAAACGAAGACCCGGTCGAGTACGGCCAGCCGTTGTTCAAGGTCGACCCGCGCGGCTAAGTCGCGCTTCTGTCCCGTAATCGGACCCATTCATGTATAACCGCATTCTGATCGCGAATCGCGGCGAGATCGCCCTGCGTATTATTCGCGCGTGTAAAGAACTTGGCGTCGAAACGGTCGCTATTTTCAGCGAAGCCGACCGTGGCGCCGCATATCTCGACCTGGCCGACGAAGCCTATTGCGTCGGCCCCGCCAAGAGCGCTCAAAGCTATCTGAAGATCGATCGCGTCATCAGCGCCGCCGAAGTCGGCAACGTCGAAGCGATCCATCCCGGCTATGGCTTTTTGGCCGAGAACGCCCAGTTCAACGAGATCTGCCGCAGCTGCAACATCGACTTCATCGGTCCTTCGCCTGACGCGATGCAGCGGCTGGGCGATAAGAACGAAGCCCGCAAGATGGCCCGCGCGGCTGATGTGCCGGTCGTGCCTGGTTCGGACGGCTTGATCGAAGATCACGAAGAGGCGATGAAGATCGCCCACGAGATTGGCTTCCCCGTTCTGATCAAAGCGACCGCCGGCGGCGGTGGCAAAGGCATGCGGGTCGCCGCCAACGATCTGGTGCTGAAGACGGCGCTGCAGCAAGCCCAGACCGAAGCCCAAGCGGCGTTCGGCAACGGCGGCGTCTATCTCGAAAAATATGTCGAGCACCCGCGGCATGTCGAAGTGCAGGTCATCGCCGACCAGCATGGCAACGTCGTGCACCTGTACGAACGCGAATGCTCGACGCAGCGTCGCCACCAAAAGCTGATCGAAGAAAGCCCGGCGCCCAACCTGTCGCCCGAAACCCGCGAAGCGATCTGCGCCGCGGCGGTTCGCATGATCCAAGGCGCCAACTACCACAACGCCGGCACGGTCGAGTTTATCGTCGACAAAGACGAGAACTTCTACTTCATCGAAGTCAACGCCCGCATCCAAGTCGAGCACCCAGTGACCGAGATGGTGACCGGCGTCGATCTGATCCAGGCGCAAATCCGCGTCGCCGCCGGCGAGAAGCTGCCGTTCACACAGGATGACATTAAGATCGAAGGCGCCGCGATTGAATGCCGCATCAACGCCGAAGATCCCGATCGCAACTTCATGCCCTGCCCAGGCGTCATCGAGCGGTTCATCGCGCCCGGTGGTCCCGGCGTCCGGTTTGATTCGCACGTCTACAGCGGCTACACCGTGCCGCCGCACTACGACTCGATGATCGGCAAGCTGATCGTCCATCGCAAGACGCGCGAAGAGGCGATTCGCTGCATGTTGCGGGCGCTGGACGAGATCCGGACCGACGGCATCCGCACCACGGCCCCGTTCCACAAGATGTTGCTCAACCACTCGGCCTTTGCCGAAGGGAAGATCGACACCACCTACGTCGAACGGACCTTTTTGCAGTCGTAGCCGACTTGGCTGCGACTTGCGCATGAAAAAATTTCGCGTTTGCGCCCCCTTTTGCAACGCGCGACCCATCGCCTCACACTCGCTGTTGCGGCGTCAGGTTTCCCATACCGCCATCCAGGCGGCCAACAGGGGCAAGTTTCGATCCCCAGGGCAAAGCGGGTAAACTTGTGGCGCGGCGCCGGCTCAATACAATCAAATCGTTACTCTCCCTGCCGCGTTTTCGGCAGTAGTCATCACACACGCCAAAACGCGTCCGTAATCACCGGTCGGTCAGGAGTTACCCCATGTCGAACACGTTGGCACGTCCCCCGAAAAAGCAACACAACTTCCGCCGCGTGGCGATCCTGTTCGCAGGCGGTCCGGCGCCGGCCGCCAACGCGGTGATTTCGACCGCGGCGGTCTCGTTCCTCCGCAACGACGTCGAAGTGCTCGGCATTAAACATGGCTACTCGAACCTGATGCAGTTCGCCGAAGATCGCCCGATGGAACTGGGCCGCGACTACATCATGCTCGATCATCAAGCCTTGTCCCGTTCGCGGGCTCAGCAGGGGATCATGATCGGCACCGCCCGCGCCAACCCGGGCAAGCAGGTCTCGCACCCCGATCACCTGAGCGATCCCGAACGCTCGGCCCCGCTGAAGACGGTCTACGAAGCTTTGTGCTCGCTCGGCGTTGACGCCCTCATCTCGATCGGCGGCGACGACACGCTGAAGACCGCCAACAAGTTCAAGATGTTCCAAGAGACGCTCCCCGAAGGGAGCCACAAGATCCCGGTCGTCCACCTGCCCAAGACGATCGACAATGACTACATGGGAATCGACTTCACCTTCGGTTACTTTACCGCCGTCGACTTCCTGGCCAACGAAATCCGCAACCTGCTGTACGATGCGGAAGCGGGGCAGGCCTACTTCCTGGTCGAATGCATGGGCCGTAGCGCCGGTTGGTTGCCGTACGGTACCGCGATCGCCGGCGAAGCGAGCCTGGTGATCAGCGTCGAAGACATCAACGGCGATTATGTCGCTCGCGAAGAAGAAGTCGACGGCCGCGTCAAAAAGATCATGGACGTCGAGAAGGTGGTCGACCGCATCGTCAAAACGATGCTCGCCCGCGAAGCCGAAGGCAAACGTTTCGGCGTCATCATCCTGGCCGAAGGCCTGGCCGAACTGCTGCCGCCGGAATACCTGGAAGGGATCAAGCGCGACGACCACGGTCACATCTCGATCACCGACGTCAGCCTGGGCCGCCAGTTCGCCAAGTGGATCTCGAAGCGGTACGAAGAAAAAACGGGCCGCAGCCGCAAGGTGAACGGCCTGCAGTTGGGCTACGAAGCCCGCTGCTCGAAACCGCACGCCTTCGACGTGATGCTCGGCAGCCAACTCGGCGTCGGCGCCTACCGCGCCCTGGTCGAAGAAGGCCTGAACGGCGTGATGGTCTCGGTCTCGGGCCAGTTGAATTTGCACTACGTCGCCTTCGAGAACCTGGTCGACCCCAAAACCCTGGTCACGGTCGTCCGCTACATCAACCCGATGAGCGATTTTCATCGGTTGGCGCGGTTCCTGGAGACGTACATCAACGACTAGACTTGGTTGTTGATCGTTTGAAAATCAGAAACGGCCAGCTATTCGGAAGAATGGCTGGCCGTTTTTTGTTTCTTGCCAGGCAAAAGAAACGGGTGCCAAGGCCACGTCCTTTTGTGCCTAGAAACGTGGGTAGGGTGTATTGGGTGTTGTTGTCTTGCAGCCAGGCTAGATCGACGCCGGCTTCCAGCAAACGCTGGAATCGTTCCGCTTCGGGGATGTTCATCTCGACGAGCAAAGTCCAATAGTTCCCAATCGCCACTAGCAAATCTGGATGACGATGCCCCGTTTCCACGGTGAACTGGCAGAAGATCGCCACCGTCCGACGCATCAGCGGCTCCGCCTCCGAGAATTGAGCACGAGCGTGAAAGAATTGTCCCAACTGATTTAACAACCGACCGGTCGGCGACGGGTTCCCAATCGCCTCGGCATGTTCCGTGACGGACAATGCATGCGTTTGGGCCGCCAGACATTCAGGCTAAAATCGAACGTCACTGGACTCATTGGGAAAGCTGGCATTGACCATCTCCAGCGCCGTCAATAAATTCTCCTCCCGCGCCACCTCCGGCAGCCGAAACCGTGTAATCTCCTCCACCAATCGATGCACCTGAATCCCTTCGCCGTAATCGGTCCACATGGCCAGCGAATAGGTCGCCAGATCGGCCACCGCCTGTTCGACGTCGATTGGGTCGACGCCTTCCTGCTCTTTCAACTTCTCCAGCATCGCCAGCGGGATGGGGTCAGGCGCCAGCCAGCAGAGGATGTTTAGCAGTCCGTTGATTTTCTCAACAGGCTGCTGGATCGCGAAGAGCTATGCTCTGAGACTGGCGAGGTTGGAAAATGCCACGAGGGCATTTTCCAACAGGCAGTTAGCAAGTAGCGGGCCATGCTCGCTGAGCTCCTCGATGCTCGTCTGCCAGATGGTGGCGACGCTCTTAGGGTAGTTCATCGTCGGCTCGTGGAACCACTCGAGCACTTTTTTTTCTTGCTCTTGCCAGCGGGTGCGGTAGGCAGCCAGGGTGCCGCGATGTTTGACGATGAAGGCGCCAGCTTGTCCCAGGGCAAGGGCCAAGCCGTCGAGGTCGGCGGCCAAGCTTTGGGCGTCTTCTGCGTCGGTTGGTTGCTCGCGCCGGCGTGCGGCGGTGCGGTCGAGGAGGAACTGGGCGGCTACTCCGACAGCGTCCCCTTGGTGCTCGGCACCCCAGGCATGCGTGGGTCATGCTCTACCGCCATCCGCAGCGCCCGCGCGGCCGATTTAAAGATCGCTTCAGCGACGTGGTGGCTGTTGCGGCTGTAGAAGACGTTGACGTGCAGATTGCACAGGGCGTTTGCGGCGGTCGATTGCCAGAAATCTTCGACCAGTTCGCTGTCGAACTCGCCAATCTTGGGCGAATGGAACTGGGCGTTGAAGACCAGGAAGTAGCGGCCCGACAGGTCGACCGCGGTCGTGCACAGAGTCTCTTCCATCGGCAGCGTGAAGTGGCCGTAGCGACGAATCCCCTTCTTGTCGCCGATCGACTGACGAATCGCCTGGCCGAGGCAAATGCCGACGTCCTCGACCGTATGGTGTTGATCGACGTGAAGATCGCCGTTGGCTTTCACCTTCAAGTCGAAGCAGCCATGCCGCGTGAACAACTCGAGCATGTGATCGAAAAAGCCGACGCCGGTTGAGATCTCGCTTTTCCCCTCGCCGTCGAGGTTCAGTTCCAATTCGATTTGCGTTTCGGCCGTTTGCCGGCTGATTTTCGCGGTGCGCGACATCTTAAGCGATTCCTTGAGCCAACGCGGTTTCGATCAACATCAGACAAGCGTCGATTTGATCGTCGCCGCCGACCGAGATGCGAATCCCTGGTTCGAAATTCGGATAGTGCATGTATCGGACAAGCACTCGATTCTGTTTGAGAAACTCGTAGACCGCCTTTAGATTCTTCCCGGGGAAGGTCCCCCAAACGAAATTTGCCTGCGAGTCAGGTACGGTGAAACCGATTTCACGCATTTTAGCGGTCATTCGCTTTCGCGTTTGGATCACCTTTTCGCGATTGGTTTTCAGCCACTGCTGATCGTCAATCGCCGCGGTAGCCCCGGCGATCGACAGCGAGTCGCAGTTGTACGAATCCTTCACCTTCATCAACTGGGCGATGATGTGCGGCTGAGCGACGACGTAACCAAACCGTAATCCCGCCAACGCGTACGATTTGCTCAGCGTCCGCGACACCAGGACCTTGTCGTTCCGCTTGACCAGGTCAATGCAGTTTTCATCGGCGAAATCAACGTACGCTTCATCCACCAACAAAGGGCAGGGGAGGGCGTCAGCCGCCGCCGCGATCTGCGCCTTCGGCACGATCGTCCCGGAGGGGCTGTTCGGGTTCGGCAGAAAGGCGAGCCGCAACTGGTTGCTGCCGGTCGAGAAGGCGTCGGGCAGCGACCAATCAGGATTGAACGCGATTTCTTCGCTGTCGGCGCCTTGGATCTCGGCGAGCGTCTTGTACAAGACATAGCTGGGAGTCGGCAGCCGCAACCATTGGCCGGCGCCCATAAAGGCCCGGGTGACGATCGTCAGAATGTCGTCGCTGCCGTTGCCGCAAAGAATCCAGTCAGGCTCAACGCCCAACACCTCGGCGGCCCGCATGCGAAACGAGTTGCAGAGCGGATCGGGATAACGCTCCAGTCCCTGATCAAGTCGTTCCTTAATCGCACGCGTTACCGCCGGGCTCGCGGGATACGGATTTTCGTTGGTGTTCAGCTTGATGAACTTGCCGGCTTGCGGCTGTTCGCCCGGCACGTAGCCGGCCATCGCGTCGATCTCTGGTCGCACGAAAGACATAGCGCAGACTCGAAGGTAGGAGAATTAGGAAACGCGAATATCAACGCTGCGGCGGTGAGCGGTCAGCCCTTCTTTGTCCGCCATCCGCTGAACATGGGGGGCGATCGCTTGGATGCCGGCGTCGGTGTAATGAATCACGCTGCTTGAGCGCAGAAAATCATTGGCCGACAATCCGCTCGCCCATCGCGCCGTGCCACCGGTCGGCAACACGTGCGAAGGCCCAGCCGCATAGTCGCCCAGCGCCACCGGCGTGTAGTTGCCCAAGAAGGTCGCTCCGGCGTTCGGAATCTTGTCAAGCAGCGTCTCTGCACTGTCGGTCGCGATGTGCAGATGCTCCGGCGCGATTTCGTTCGCCAGTTGGCAAGCTTGCTCTTGGCTTTCGGCCAAGATCAAACAGCCGAACGCTTCCAGACTTTGCACCGTTAGTTCGCACCGTTCGAGCAGCGCGACCTGGCGATTGAGTTCGGCGTAGGTCGCCTCCAGCGTCGCGGGGCTCCAGGTGATCAGAATACTGGCGCCGGGCGCATGTTCGGCCTGAGCCAACAAGTCGGCGGCGGTGTAATCGGCGCGGGTCGTCTCGTCGGCGATGACCACCACTTCGCTCGGTCCGGCGATCGAATCGATGTCGACCTCGCCGTAGACATGTTTCTTAGCAAGCGCCACGAACAGGTTGCCAGGGCCGACGATCTTGTCGACTTGCGGAATCCCTTCGACGCCATAGGCGAGGGCCGCGACCGCTTGAGCGCCACCCATCCGATAGACCTCGGTCACGCCCAACTCATGGCAGGTCGCCAGCAAGTCGGTGTTGTACGAACCGAACGGCGTCGGTGGAGCGACGACGACCAACTCTTTGACCCCAGCGGCCAAGGCCGGGACCGCGGTCATCAGCACGGTTGAAGGATACGCTGCCGCGCCTCCAGGCACGCAGAGCCCCGCTCGCTGAAGCGGCAAGTAACGCTGCCGCAGGAAGTTGCCGTCGGGGCGATCGACTTGCACATCTTTGTGCAGGATCGCGGTTTGAAACTCCCAGATGTTTTCGCGGATCTTGCGGAGCGTTTCCAGAAACTCCGGCGCCGCCGCAGCATGAGCCGCTTCTAGTTCGGATTGCGGAACGCGGATCGTCTCGGCGGTCAGCTGCTTGCCGTCTAGCTTTTCGCTGTAGCGAAGTACGGCGGCCAAGCCTTCGGTCTGCACCTCGTGGCAGATTCGCTCGACCACTTGTTGCGGCGAGAGGGGTTCGCCAAACGTTTCGATCGTGCGGCGGCGCCCCGCTTCGCTGACCACGTTGCCGCGGGGGCTGAGCTTTTCGCGAAGTTCGGCAAGACGGGCCGGAACGTCGTCCTGGCGAGCGTCAATACGAGCGATGTTCAAAGCGATTTCGGCCATCGGGCTTTCAAGCGGCGTTACAAAGGTGGCAGGTCGGTCCAACAGGACAGGGCAGAGCCCTATTTTGTTCACTGGAAGGCGATCACGAAAGGGTAGCCCCCACCCAAATCAGGGGCGTACGATCATCCGCCAACAGCGATGGATTCGCTTATTGCGGAAATCTTCGGGGACGGTTCGCTTCGAGATCTCCCGAATCGAGAGCCCATCGAACAGCGATTCATCAAATTTGAACCGGCGGAAGTTGGTCGAAAAGTAGATCACTCCCTCCGGCGCCATCCGCGAAATCAGCAGTTCGAGCGCCTCCTCGTAGTCTTGCTGCACGTCCCAGACGGTCTCGGTCCGCTTGCTGTTGGAGAAGGTCGGCACATCGATAACCGCCAAGTCGTACGTCTCTTCAACCGGCGCCCGCAGCCACTGCATCACATCTCCCTGCAGCAGGCGATGTTCGCCGCCGCGGAAACCGTTCCGCCGCAAGTTGCGATCGGCCCACGCCAGGTAAGTGGGAGACAGATCGACGCTCGTCGTGCTGGCCGCGCCTCCGTCGGCCGCATATACCGAGAAGGCGCCGGTGTAGCAGAAGAGATTGAGAAAACGTTTCCCTTTCGCTTCGTCCCGCACCATTCCGCGGGCGACGCGGTGATCCAGGAACAGGCCCGTATCGACATAGTCCGAAAGATTGACCTCAAACTTCAGGCCACCTTCTTCGGCGTCGATCGTCACGCGGCGGTCGTCTTGCCGTTGATGCTGTTGGTCGCCCCGCTGCACGACGCGGGTCTTGCCGTAGACGTTCTCCCGCGGAATCTCCAGCGCATCGGCGGCGACGTCGGCCATGCGATCAAGCCACTCGGCATGTTGCGCTGTCGTCCGGTCGTGCGGACGTTCGTATTCGCTGAGGTGCAGATAGTCGTGATAGCGATCGACCACCAGCGGGATCTCAGGAATATCGCGTTCGTACAAGCGATAGCAATGGATGCCTCGCTTGGGCCAGCGGCGCAAGTGGCGCTGCAGTTTGACCAGGCGATTGGTGAACAGTTCGGCCTGCTTGTCCGCTTTCCCCGTCAGTCCGCCAAAGGCAGGCATCGCGGCTGGTTCCGGCTTTGGTTCTTGCGGAGGCGATTCAACATCGCTCGTTTCCAATTCCGCGCTGGCCGGCATGTCCAGCTCTTTCGGTGGACGCGGTCCGTAGAACTGGTAGTACTGACACTCGATCCGCCCGTTGTAGATCTTACGGCGTCGATCCGCCTCCTGACCGATCAAACGCTCAAACTGCGACTCGGCGGTCAGTACATAGTGCGACCAGGTCGGCAAATGCCGCAGCACATGCGGGAAGGTCTTGTACAGCTGATCGAGTTCGCGGCGTTCGCCAATTCGCTCGCCGTAAGGCGGGTTGGTGATGATGCAGCCATACTCTTCGTCGCTGCGTAGAT
It includes:
- the hisC gene encoding histidinol-phosphate transaminase, coding for MSFVRPEIDAMAGYVPGEQPQAGKFIKLNTNENPYPASPAVTRAIKERLDQGLERYPDPLCNSFRMRAAEVLGVEPDWILCGNGSDDILTIVTRAFMGAGQWLRLPTPSYVLYKTLAEIQGADSEEIAFNPDWSLPDAFSTGSNQLRLAFLPNPNSPSGTIVPKAQIAAAADALPCPLLVDEAYVDFADENCIDLVKRNDKVLVSRTLSKSYALAGLRFGYVVAQPHIIAQLMKVKDSYNCDSLSIAGATAAIDDQQWLKTNREKVIQTRKRMTAKMREIGFTVPDSQANFVWGTFPGKNLKAVYEFLKQNRVLVRYMHYPNFEPGIRISVGGDDQIDACLMLIETALAQGIA
- the hisB gene encoding imidazoleglycerol-phosphate dehydratase HisB yields the protein MSRTAKISRQTAETQIELELNLDGEGKSEISTGVGFFDHMLELFTRHGCFDLKVKANGDLHVDQHHTVEDVGICLGQAIRQSIGDKKGIRRYGHFTLPMEETLCTTAVDLSGRYFLVFNAQFHSPKIGEFDSELVEDFWQSTAANALCNLHVNVFYSRNSHHVAEAIFKSAARALRMAVEHDPRMPGVPSTKGTLSE
- the accB gene encoding acetyl-CoA carboxylase biotin carboxyl carrier protein; translation: MAKSEPATGGVFDLDRLRQLIELMKEHELSEIDLREGEKQIQMKRGSAVAYAPAPAPVAAAPTAAAGGAAPAEDSHLVTINSPMVGTFYAKPKPDSENFAKVGDHIGEDSVVCIIEAMKVFNEIKAELTGKIVAVLVKNEDPVEYGQPLFKVDPRG
- the accC gene encoding acetyl-CoA carboxylase biotin carboxylase subunit, with amino-acid sequence MYNRILIANRGEIALRIIRACKELGVETVAIFSEADRGAAYLDLADEAYCVGPAKSAQSYLKIDRVISAAEVGNVEAIHPGYGFLAENAQFNEICRSCNIDFIGPSPDAMQRLGDKNEARKMARAADVPVVPGSDGLIEDHEEAMKIAHEIGFPVLIKATAGGGGKGMRVAANDLVLKTALQQAQTEAQAAFGNGGVYLEKYVEHPRHVEVQVIADQHGNVVHLYERECSTQRRHQKLIEESPAPNLSPETREAICAAAVRMIQGANYHNAGTVEFIVDKDENFYFIEVNARIQVEHPVTEMVTGVDLIQAQIRVAAGEKLPFTQDDIKIEGAAIECRINAEDPDRNFMPCPGVIERFIAPGGPGVRFDSHVYSGYTVPPHYDSMIGKLIVHRKTREEAIRCMLRALDEIRTDGIRTTAPFHKMLLNHSAFAEGKIDTTYVERTFLQS
- a CDS encoding 6-phosphofructokinase → MSNTLARPPKKQHNFRRVAILFAGGPAPAANAVISTAAVSFLRNDVEVLGIKHGYSNLMQFAEDRPMELGRDYIMLDHQALSRSRAQQGIMIGTARANPGKQVSHPDHLSDPERSAPLKTVYEALCSLGVDALISIGGDDTLKTANKFKMFQETLPEGSHKIPVVHLPKTIDNDYMGIDFTFGYFTAVDFLANEIRNLLYDAEAGQAYFLVECMGRSAGWLPYGTAIAGEASLVISVEDINGDYVAREEEVDGRVKKIMDVEKVVDRIVKTMLAREAEGKRFGVIILAEGLAELLPPEYLEGIKRDDHGHISITDVSLGRQFAKWISKRYEEKTGRSRKVNGLQLGYEARCSKPHAFDVMLGSQLGVGAYRALVEEGLNGVMVSVSGQLNLHYVAFENLVDPKTLVTVVRYINPMSDFHRLARFLETYIND
- a CDS encoding DUF7779 domain-containing protein, with amino-acid sequence MQQPVEKINGLLNILCWLAPDPIPLAMLEKLKEQEGVDPIDVEQAVADLATYSLAMWTDYGEGIQVHRLVEEITRFRLPEVAREENLLTALEMVNASFPNESSDVRF
- the rlmKL gene encoding bifunctional 23S rRNA (guanine(2069)-N(7))-methyltransferase RlmK/23S rRNA (guanine(2445)-N(2))-methyltransferase RlmL, which encodes MDDAYDLLAAAAFGIEKVAARQIEQLGYEPKIIGSGKILFRGTMEDVAKTNLWLRTADRVLIRLGAFKADDFGLLFDGVRALPWEKFIPADGCFPVNGRSLKSQLSSVPACQKIVKKAIVERLLAEHGVSELPETGPRVTVEVALLEDEATLTIDTTGASLHKRGYRRLVGPAPLKETLAAALIDLSFWKPGRPLIDPFCGSGTIPIEAALVARNFAPGLTREFDFESWPLTSPEMISDLRADARKAKRKKLDQPLRGFDTDADVLRLARQHANTAGVSHDVIFEQRDFRDLRSDEEYGCIITNPPYGERIGERRELDQLYKTFPHVLRHLPTWSHYVLTAESQFERLIGQEADRRRKIYNGRIECQYYQFYGPRPPKELDMPASAELETSDVESPPQEPKPEPAAMPAFGGLTGKADKQAELFTNRLVKLQRHLRRWPKRGIHCYRLYERDIPEIPLVVDRYHDYLHLSEYERPHDRTTAQHAEWLDRMADVAADALEIPRENVYGKTRVVQRGDQQHQRQDDRRVTIDAEEGGLKFEVNLSDYVDTGLFLDHRVARGMVRDEAKGKRFLNLFCYTGAFSVYAADGGAASTTSVDLSPTYLAWADRNLRRNGFRGGEHRLLQGDVMQWLRAPVEETYDLAVIDVPTFSNSKRTETVWDVQQDYEEALELLISRMAPEGVIYFSTNFRRFKFDESLFDGLSIREISKRTVPEDFRNKRIHRCWRMIVRP
- a CDS encoding M24 family metallopeptidase, which codes for MPTAEHDRFAARRNKLRRLVKKEGAAAILITNVSNVTNLTGFSGQDSYLLVAADAEMLLTDPRYTQQIEEECPGLEIASRLPGKSILATVDKLVKSTGVAQLAFEADSVTLTERDQLAAKLIGTTIIPTSGLVEQLREIKDAQEIVAIRQAIHCAEKAFAVVVAAMTKQQTERQVAADLEYQVRRFGGSGLSFAPIVGVGERAALPHGVPSEKKIGEDGFVLIDWGAKAGGYVSDLTRVLATGKISPKIKRIYEIVLTAQLRAIQSIKPGAMLCDVDKAARDVIAEAGFAKRFGHGLGHGIGLNVHEAPRFNSSQTRPLQVGMVVTVEPGIYIPGFGGVRIEDDVLVTKTGHEVLTSVPKDFDASVID
- the hisD gene encoding histidinol dehydrogenase; amino-acid sequence: MAEIALNIARIDARQDDVPARLAELREKLSPRGNVVSEAGRRRTIETFGEPLSPQQVVERICHEVQTEGLAAVLRYSEKLDGKQLTAETIRVPQSELEAAHAAAAPEFLETLRKIRENIWEFQTAILHKDVQVDRPDGNFLRQRYLPLQRAGLCVPGGAAAYPSTVLMTAVPALAAGVKELVVVAPPTPFGSYNTDLLATCHELGVTEVYRMGGAQAVAALAYGVEGIPQVDKIVGPGNLFVALAKKHVYGEVDIDSIAGPSEVVVIADETTRADYTAADLLAQAEHAPGASILITWSPATLEATYAELNRQVALLERCELTVQSLEAFGCLILAESQEQACQLANEIAPEHLHIATDSAETLLDKIPNAGATFLGNYTPVALGDYAAGPSHVLPTGGTARWASGLSANDFLRSSSVIHYTDAGIQAIAPHVQRMADKEGLTAHRRSVDIRVS